The following proteins are co-located in the Hydrogenophaga sp. RAC07 genome:
- the hpf gene encoding ribosome hibernation-promoting factor, HPF/YfiA family — protein sequence MNLTISGHHLEVTPALRGYVTSKLERISRHFDQVVDMKVLLTVDNLKEKDLRQKAECNIHVKGRDLFAESAHADLYAAVDELADKLDRQVLRYKDKTQDHHHDSVKRLM from the coding sequence ATGAACCTGACGATCAGCGGTCACCACCTTGAGGTCACACCCGCCCTGCGCGGCTACGTCACCAGCAAACTCGAACGCATATCCCGACACTTCGACCAGGTGGTCGACATGAAGGTGCTGCTGACGGTGGACAACCTGAAGGAGAAAGACCTGCGGCAGAAAGCGGAGTGCAACATCCACGTCAAGGGACGTGACCTGTTCGCTGAAAGTGCACACGCCGATCTGTACGCCGCCGTTGACGAACTGGCCGACAAGCTGGACCGGCAAGTTTTGCGCTACAAGGACAAGACGCAAGACCACCACCACGACTCGGTGAAGCGTTTGATGTGA